In one Mus pahari chromosome 21, PAHARI_EIJ_v1.1, whole genome shotgun sequence genomic region, the following are encoded:
- the Taf11 gene encoding transcription initiation factor TFIID subunit 11 isoform X1, protein MDNLGESPTDKGGEPGESEETRATPGAPVAADTEGIPEEADRDGDADLKEAAAEESELKSQGVSALTAAQREDSSLLTPAAKKPKLDTKDKKEKKQKVDEDEIQKMQILVSSFSEEQLNRYEMYRRSAFPKAAIKRLIQSITGTSVSQNVVIAMSGISKVFVGEVVEEALDVCEKWGETPPLQPKHMREAVRRLKSKGQIPNSKHKKITFF, encoded by the exons ATGGACAACCTCGGGGAGTCGCCCACGGACAAAGGCGGGGAGCCAGGGGAGTCAGAGGAGACGAGGGCTACTCCTGGGGCTCCGGTGGCCGCCGACACTGAGGGAATCCCGGAGGAAGCCGACAGGGATGGAGACGCGGACTTGAAAGAAGCGGCGGCGGAGGAAAGCGAG ctcaagAGTCAGGGTGTCTCAGCCTTAACAGCAGCCCAGAGGGAAGACTCGTCCCTACTCACTCCTGCAGCCAAAAAGCCGAAACTAGACACCAAGgacaagaaggagaagaagcagaaggtGGACGAAGATGAGATTCAGAAGATGCA AATCctggtctcttctttttctgAGGAGCAGCTGAACCGTTATGAGATGTATCGCAGGTCAGCTTTCCCCAAGGCGGCCATTAAAAGG ctGATCCAGTCCATCACTGGCACCTCTGTGTCTCAGAATGTTGTGATTGCCATGTCTGGCATTTCTAAAGTTTTTGTCGGGGAGGTGGTGGAAGAAG ccctggaCGTGTGTGAGAAATGGGGAGAAACGCCACCCCTGCAGCCCAAGCACATGAGGGAGGCCGTCCGGAGGTTGAAGTCCAAGGGGCAAATCCCCAActcaaagcacaagaaaatcaccTTCTTCTAA
- the Taf11 gene encoding transcription initiation factor TFIID subunit 11 isoform X3 produces the protein MDNLGESPTDKGGEPGESEETRATPGAPVAADTEGIPEEADRDGDADLKEAAAEESELKSQGVSALTAAQREDSSLLTPAAKKPKLDTKDKKEKKQKVDEDEIQKMQILVSSFSEEQLNRYEMYRRSAFPKAAIKRPWTCVRNGEKRHPCSPST, from the exons ATGGACAACCTCGGGGAGTCGCCCACGGACAAAGGCGGGGAGCCAGGGGAGTCAGAGGAGACGAGGGCTACTCCTGGGGCTCCGGTGGCCGCCGACACTGAGGGAATCCCGGAGGAAGCCGACAGGGATGGAGACGCGGACTTGAAAGAAGCGGCGGCGGAGGAAAGCGAG ctcaagAGTCAGGGTGTCTCAGCCTTAACAGCAGCCCAGAGGGAAGACTCGTCCCTACTCACTCCTGCAGCCAAAAAGCCGAAACTAGACACCAAGgacaagaaggagaagaagcagaaggtGGACGAAGATGAGATTCAGAAGATGCA AATCctggtctcttctttttctgAGGAGCAGCTGAACCGTTATGAGATGTATCGCAGGTCAGCTTTCCCCAAGGCGGCCATTAAAAGG ccctggaCGTGTGTGAGAAATGGGGAGAAACGCCACCCCTGCAGCCCAAGCACATGA
- the Taf11 gene encoding transcription initiation factor TFIID subunit 11 isoform X2 — translation MDNLGESPTDKGGEPGESEETRATPGAPVAADTEGIPEEADRDGDADLKEAAAEESELKSQGVSALTAAQREDSSLLTPAAKKPKLDTKDKKEKKQKVDEDEIQKMQILVSSFSEEQLNRYEMYRRSAFPKAAIKRLIQSITGTSVSQNVVIAMSGISKVFVGEVVEEGKDDLATSQSKHNNEEIHQESLTQNISQDDPRLAPIPN, via the exons ATGGACAACCTCGGGGAGTCGCCCACGGACAAAGGCGGGGAGCCAGGGGAGTCAGAGGAGACGAGGGCTACTCCTGGGGCTCCGGTGGCCGCCGACACTGAGGGAATCCCGGAGGAAGCCGACAGGGATGGAGACGCGGACTTGAAAGAAGCGGCGGCGGAGGAAAGCGAG ctcaagAGTCAGGGTGTCTCAGCCTTAACAGCAGCCCAGAGGGAAGACTCGTCCCTACTCACTCCTGCAGCCAAAAAGCCGAAACTAGACACCAAGgacaagaaggagaagaagcagaaggtGGACGAAGATGAGATTCAGAAGATGCA AATCctggtctcttctttttctgAGGAGCAGCTGAACCGTTATGAGATGTATCGCAGGTCAGCTTTCCCCAAGGCGGCCATTAAAAGG ctGATCCAGTCCATCACTGGCACCTCTGTGTCTCAGAATGTTGTGATTGCCATGTCTGGCATTTCTAAAGTTTTTGTCGGGGAGGTGGTGGAAGAAG GGAAGGATGATCTGGCCACTTCACAGTCAAAGCATAACAATGAAGAAATTCATCAGGAAAGCTTGACCCAGAACATCAGCCAAGATGATCCACGCCTAGCTCCCATTCCAAACTAG